In Halobaculum magnesiiphilum, the following proteins share a genomic window:
- a CDS encoding SHOCT domain-containing protein: protein MSDSERVVTGTMLGMFLAFGADTILIVAALWYVGAVPAATAAGVSAAVLSVFLLWIAVRWNRLRRTRGTAATTSDGAEPDAEDDPVERLKRRYADGEVSDEEFERRIDRLLDADSRIEASELGDDDPRERDRQRETE from the coding sequence GTGAGCGACTCCGAGCGCGTCGTCACCGGGACGATGCTGGGCATGTTCCTCGCGTTCGGCGCGGACACGATCCTGATCGTCGCCGCGCTGTGGTACGTCGGCGCGGTCCCCGCCGCGACGGCCGCCGGGGTCTCGGCCGCGGTCCTGTCGGTGTTCCTGCTGTGGATCGCCGTTCGGTGGAACCGGCTGCGCCGGACGCGCGGGACCGCCGCGACCACGAGCGACGGGGCGGAGCCGGACGCCGAGGACGACCCGGTCGAGCGCCTGAAGCGCCGCTACGCCGACGGCGAGGTCTCCGACGAGGAGTTCGAACGCCGGATCGACCGACTGCTCGACGCCGACAGCCGGATCGAGGCGAGCGAACTCGGCGACGACGACCCCCGCGAACGGGACCGGCAGCGGGAGACGGAGTAA
- a CDS encoding bifunctional N(6)-L-threonylcarbamoyladenine synthase/serine/threonine protein kinase — protein sequence MRVLGVEGTAWCASAAVFDAETDSVFIESDAYEPDSGGIHPREAAEHMGDAIPRVIGTALEHAREEYDDSGGDEPPVDAVAFSRGPGLGPCLRIVATAARSLARTLDVPLVGVNHMVAHLEIGRHRAGFDSPVCLNASGANAHLLGFHDGRYRVLGETMDTGVGNALDKFTRHVGWSHPGGPKIEDHARDGEFVELPYVVKGMDFSFSGIMSAAKAAYDDGVPVEDVCFSLQEHVFAMLTEVSERALSLTGTDELVLGGGVGQNARLREMLAEMCAERGADFHAPEPRFLRDNAGMIAVLGAKMAAAGDTVAVADSAIDPDFRPDEVPVTWRSGESVARVPTAAGAGAAGPGDDGADDRDAADLRGAEATVEVRGDEVVKRRLPKGYRHPELDATLRRDRTVAEARLLAGAREAGVPTPLVRDVDVPAATLAMQFVGECDLAAALTADRARTVGEHLARLHDAGIVHGDPTTRNVRVGRGDAPEDGRLFCIDFGLGFSSDHVEDYAMDLHVFEQSIEGTASDPDTLVAAVEDGYRAVGEPAVLERLRGVEGRGRYQ from the coding sequence ATGCGCGTCCTCGGCGTCGAGGGCACGGCCTGGTGCGCCAGCGCCGCGGTGTTCGACGCCGAGACCGACTCCGTTTTCATCGAGTCCGACGCCTACGAACCCGACAGCGGCGGCATTCACCCGCGCGAGGCCGCCGAGCACATGGGCGATGCGATCCCGCGCGTGATCGGGACGGCGCTGGAGCACGCCCGCGAGGAGTACGACGACAGCGGGGGCGACGAACCGCCCGTCGACGCCGTCGCCTTCTCCCGCGGCCCCGGGCTCGGCCCGTGCCTACGCATCGTCGCCACCGCGGCCAGATCGCTGGCGCGGACGCTCGACGTGCCGCTGGTCGGCGTCAACCACATGGTGGCGCACCTGGAGATCGGCCGCCACCGCGCGGGCTTCGACTCCCCCGTCTGCCTGAACGCCTCGGGCGCGAACGCCCACCTGCTGGGCTTTCACGACGGCCGCTACCGGGTGCTCGGCGAGACGATGGACACCGGCGTCGGCAACGCCCTCGACAAGTTCACCCGCCACGTCGGCTGGAGCCACCCCGGCGGCCCGAAGATCGAGGACCACGCGAGAGACGGGGAGTTCGTCGAGCTCCCCTACGTCGTCAAGGGGATGGACTTCTCGTTCTCTGGGATCATGTCCGCCGCGAAGGCCGCCTACGACGACGGCGTCCCCGTCGAGGACGTGTGTTTCTCGCTGCAGGAGCACGTCTTCGCCATGCTCACCGAGGTGAGCGAGCGGGCGCTGTCGCTGACGGGCACCGACGAGCTGGTGCTGGGCGGCGGCGTCGGCCAGAACGCGCGGCTCCGTGAGATGCTCGCGGAGATGTGCGCCGAGCGCGGCGCCGACTTTCACGCGCCCGAGCCGCGGTTCCTCCGGGACAACGCCGGGATGATCGCGGTGCTCGGCGCGAAGATGGCCGCCGCCGGCGACACCGTCGCCGTGGCCGACTCGGCGATCGACCCCGACTTCCGTCCCGACGAGGTGCCCGTGACGTGGCGCTCGGGCGAGTCGGTCGCGCGCGTGCCGACCGCGGCCGGTGCGGGCGCGGCCGGTCCGGGGGACGACGGAGCGGACGACCGCGACGCCGCCGACCTCCGCGGCGCGGAGGCGACCGTCGAGGTCCGCGGCGACGAGGTCGTGAAGCGGCGGCTCCCGAAGGGATACCGCCATCCCGAGTTGGACGCGACGCTACGGCGTGACCGCACGGTTGCGGAGGCGCGGCTGCTCGCGGGCGCCCGCGAGGCCGGCGTGCCGACGCCGCTCGTACGCGACGTGGACGTGCCGGCGGCGACGCTCGCGATGCAGTTCGTCGGCGAGTGCGACCTGGCGGCGGCGCTGACGGCCGACCGCGCCCGGACGGTCGGCGAGCACCTCGCGCGGCTCCACGACGCCGGGATCGTCCACGGCGACCCGACGACGCGCAACGTCCGGGTCGGGCGAGGCGACGCGCCCGAGGACGGCCGGCTGTTTTGCATCGACTTCGGCCTCGGCTTCAGTTCCGACCACGTCGAGGACTACGCGATGGACCTGCACGTGTTCGAGCAGTCGATCGAGGGCACCGCGAGCGACCCCGACACGCTCGTGGCGGCCGTCGAGGACGGCTACCGCGCGGTCGGCGAGCCGGCGGTGCTGGAGCGGCTCCGCGGCGTCGAGGGGCGCGGTCGCTATCAGTAG
- a CDS encoding 30S ribosomal protein S24e has product MDIDIISEEENPMLHRTDVRFEVRHDEATPARLQVRDSLAAKIDKGSDEVVIQELDTKFGMRKTVGYAKVYESAEHAADVEQDYVLERNAIAGDEDAEAEEA; this is encoded by the coding sequence ATGGACATCGACATCATCTCCGAGGAGGAGAACCCCATGCTCCACCGGACGGACGTCCGGTTCGAGGTGCGACACGACGAGGCAACGCCCGCGCGACTGCAGGTCCGCGACTCGCTGGCCGCCAAGATCGACAAGGGCTCCGACGAGGTCGTCATCCAGGAGCTCGACACCAAGTTCGGCATGCGCAAGACCGTCGGCTACGCGAAGGTGTACGAGTCGGCCGAGCACGCCGCCGACGTGGAGCAGGACTACGTCCTCGAGCGGAACGCCATCGCCGGCGACGAGGACGCCGAGGCAGAGGAAGCCTAA
- a CDS encoding TIGR00341 family protein codes for MRLVQVMVPAGKRETVLSVLDDEGIDYVLSDETSGREYTAVVSFPLPTEAVEPVLAELREAGLERDAYTVVLNAETVVSKRFEELEERYAEDEEGNGDRIAREELDARASEMSPRLGAFVTMTVISTVVATAGLLLDSAAVVVGSMVIAPLIGPAMAASVGTVLDDDELFVRGVKLQVFGGVLAVTSAAAFAALLRYGRVVPFGVEEVFSIAEVRERLAPDVLSLPIALGSGVAGALSLASGVSSALVGVMIAAALVPPTAVVGIGIAWGRPGTVAGAALLVVVNFAAINFAAIATLWYKGYRPESFWRLDETRTTTLRRVGVLGVAILLSTAVLAGVTVASYQSAQFETAAHEEADALLDGDARVLDVAVTYGGFPFRQPTAVTVTVGHEPGTTPPRIGEALATRLADDAEAPLGIGEPATVDVSVRYVPVEESHAGEGSS; via the coding sequence GTGCGACTCGTTCAGGTGATGGTGCCGGCGGGCAAGCGGGAGACCGTCCTCTCGGTGCTCGACGACGAGGGCATCGACTACGTCCTCTCCGACGAGACCAGCGGCCGGGAGTACACGGCGGTCGTCTCGTTCCCGCTGCCGACGGAGGCCGTCGAGCCGGTGCTCGCGGAACTTCGCGAGGCCGGGCTCGAACGCGACGCCTACACGGTCGTCCTCAACGCCGAGACGGTCGTCTCGAAGCGCTTCGAGGAGCTGGAGGAGCGGTACGCGGAGGACGAGGAGGGCAACGGCGACCGGATCGCCCGCGAGGAGCTGGACGCGCGGGCGTCCGAGATGTCACCCCGGCTCGGCGCGTTCGTGACGATGACGGTGATCAGCACCGTCGTCGCCACCGCGGGGCTGCTGCTCGACTCGGCGGCGGTCGTCGTCGGCTCGATGGTTATCGCGCCGCTGATCGGGCCGGCGATGGCCGCCAGCGTCGGCACCGTGCTCGACGACGACGAGCTGTTCGTCCGGGGCGTGAAGCTGCAGGTGTTCGGCGGCGTCCTCGCGGTGACGAGCGCGGCCGCGTTCGCGGCGCTGCTCAGATACGGACGGGTCGTCCCGTTCGGCGTCGAGGAGGTGTTCTCGATCGCGGAGGTGCGCGAGCGGCTCGCGCCGGACGTGCTCTCGCTGCCGATCGCGCTCGGTTCGGGGGTCGCCGGCGCGTTGTCGCTGGCGTCGGGCGTCTCCTCGGCGCTCGTGGGCGTCATGATCGCGGCGGCGCTGGTGCCGCCGACGGCCGTCGTCGGCATCGGGATCGCGTGGGGGCGGCCCGGCACCGTCGCCGGGGCGGCGCTGCTCGTCGTCGTCAACTTCGCCGCGATCAACTTCGCCGCGATCGCGACGCTGTGGTACAAGGGGTATCGCCCGGAGTCGTTCTGGCGACTCGACGAGACGCGGACGACGACGCTTCGCCGGGTCGGCGTGCTCGGCGTCGCCATCCTGCTGTCGACGGCCGTGCTCGCCGGGGTAACGGTCGCCTCCTACCAGAGCGCGCAGTTCGAGACGGCCGCCCACGAGGAGGCCGACGCCCTGCTCGACGGCGACGCGCGCGTGCTCGACGTGGCGGTGACGTACGGCGGGTTCCCCTTCCGACAGCCGACCGCGGTGACGGTGACGGTCGGCCACGAGCCGGGAACGACGCCCCCGCGGATCGGCGAGGCGCTCGCGACGCGCCTGGCCGACGACGCCGAGGCGCCGTTAGGGATCGGCGAGCCCGCGACGGTCGACGTGTCGGTGCGGTACGTGCCCGTCGAGGAATCGCACGCCGGCGAGGGTTCGTCGTGA
- a CDS encoding NOG1 family protein: MTFEDLPTTPRAEELLDKAFSRASRTGRAKDGWDAQESMLITAANILSDNLANVSTSWPDFEFEVDPFYYELADAVVDVDELRQALSEVNWASRQIDELRSEYQAKMRKSGVETARKHRKQAFARMADIMDEIEDDLLTVGEARDALKTLPDIRPDEPAIVVAGYPNVGKSSFVNHVTRASNEIASYPFTTKAVQIGHFERDRIRYQIIDTPGLLDRPEEDRNGIERQAVSALTHLADAVVFVLDASGDCGYPLESQLELLAEVEDRFDAPVLVVCNKSDRSTDVEADAYMSVAENDNVDAVLDMAVEAVGFEPDLPSRGEN, from the coding sequence ATGACATTCGAAGACCTCCCCACCACCCCCCGCGCGGAGGAACTCCTCGACAAGGCGTTCTCCCGCGCGTCCCGGACCGGCCGCGCGAAGGACGGGTGGGACGCCCAGGAGTCGATGCTGATCACCGCCGCGAACATCCTCTCGGACAACCTCGCCAACGTCTCCACCTCCTGGCCCGACTTCGAGTTCGAGGTCGACCCCTTCTACTACGAACTCGCGGACGCCGTCGTGGACGTCGACGAACTCCGGCAGGCGCTCTCGGAGGTGAACTGGGCCTCCCGGCAGATCGACGAGCTCCGCTCGGAGTACCAGGCGAAGATGCGCAAGTCCGGCGTCGAGACCGCCAGAAAGCACCGCAAGCAGGCGTTCGCCCGGATGGCCGACATCATGGACGAGATCGAGGACGACCTCCTCACGGTCGGGGAGGCCCGCGACGCGCTGAAGACGCTGCCGGACATCCGCCCCGACGAGCCAGCGATCGTCGTCGCCGGCTACCCCAACGTCGGCAAGTCGTCGTTCGTCAACCACGTCACCCGCGCCTCCAACGAGATCGCCTCCTACCCGTTCACCACCAAGGCCGTCCAGATCGGCCACTTCGAGCGCGATCGCATCCGCTATCAGATCATCGACACCCCCGGCCTGCTCGACCGCCCCGAGGAGGACCGCAACGGCATCGAGCGCCAGGCCGTCTCCGCGCTCACCCACCTCGCCGACGCCGTCGTCTTCGTCCTCGACGCCTCCGGCGACTGCGGCTACCCGCTGGAGTCGCAGCTGGAACTGCTCGCGGAGGTCGAGGATCGGTTCGACGCCCCGGTGCTCGTCGTCTGCAACAAGAGCGACCGCTCGACGGACGTGGAGGCGGACGCGTACATGAGCGTCGCCGAGAACGACAACGTCGACGCGGTCCTCGACATGGCCGTCGAGGCGGTCGGCTTCGAGCCGGACCTGCCCTCGCGCGGCGAGAACTGA
- a CDS encoding SIMPL domain-containing protein — protein sequence MNRTRTLPALLVAAMLVLAGCAGTTGPSADPAATGATATAVNSITADGSATVSASPDLAEITVAVEATADNASAARSQVAADVERLRGALTDAGYEVRTVDFRLSPEYDHRSDERELVGYRAYHALAFETEPDDAGSAVDLAVDNGATAVQDVRFTLSDERRAELREEALAAAVTDARSTAETAAGAADRSVGTELSMRVGSAGVSPYDSRVVYETAADAGASTSFDPGPVTVSASVTVTYELE from the coding sequence GTGAACCGAACCAGAACCCTCCCAGCGTTGCTCGTCGCGGCCATGCTCGTGCTCGCGGGCTGTGCCGGGACGACCGGACCGAGCGCCGACCCGGCCGCGACGGGCGCGACCGCGACGGCCGTGAACAGCATCACCGCCGACGGCTCCGCGACCGTGAGCGCCTCGCCCGACCTCGCCGAGATCACCGTCGCCGTCGAGGCGACCGCCGACAACGCCAGCGCGGCCCGCTCGCAGGTCGCCGCGGACGTCGAACGCCTCCGAGGGGCGCTGACCGACGCCGGCTACGAGGTGCGCACGGTCGACTTCCGGCTGTCGCCGGAGTACGACCACCGAAGCGACGAGCGCGAGCTGGTCGGCTACCGCGCGTACCACGCGCTCGCGTTCGAGACGGAACCCGACGACGCCGGCAGCGCCGTCGACCTCGCCGTCGACAACGGCGCCACCGCGGTGCAGGACGTCCGCTTCACGCTGAGCGACGAGCGCCGCGCGGAGCTACGCGAGGAGGCGCTCGCGGCCGCCGTGACCGACGCGCGCTCGACCGCCGAGACGGCCGCCGGCGCCGCCGACCGCTCGGTCGGAACCGAGCTGTCGATGCGGGTCGGCTCCGCGGGCGTCTCGCCGTACGACTCCCGGGTCGTCTACGAGACCGCCGCCGACGCCGGCGCGTCCACCTCGTTCGACCCCGGCCCGGTGACGGTGTCGGCGTCGGTGACGGTGACGTACGAGCTGGAGTAG
- a CDS encoding translation initiation factor IF-2 subunit gamma: MVTEQTQPEVNIGLVGHVDHGKTTLVQALSGDWTDQHSEEMKRGISIRLGYADATLRRCPDCAEPECYTVEETCPEHGVDTETLRTVSFVDAPGHETLMATMLSGASIMDGAVLVVSATEDVPQAQTEEHLMALDIIGIENIVIAQNKVDLVDDERARENYEQIVEFVEGTVAEDAPIVPVSAQQGVNVDLVISALEEHIPTPERDESLSARMYTARSFDINRPGTKAEDLLGGVIGGSLAQGTLEVDDEIELRPGREVEEGGSSEYHSIETSVRSLQAGGQSQETVGPGGLLGVGTGLDPSLTKGDALAGQVAGEPGTLPPTRNAFEMEVELLDRVVGEGAVEEISTGEPLMLTVGTATTVGAVTSARTGECEVNLKRPVCAEEGAKIAINRRMGARWRLIGVGTLTE; encoded by the coding sequence ATGGTGACGGAGCAAACACAACCGGAGGTGAACATCGGACTCGTCGGTCACGTCGACCACGGAAAGACGACGCTAGTGCAAGCGTTGTCGGGCGACTGGACCGACCAGCACAGCGAGGAGATGAAGCGCGGGATCTCCATCCGTCTGGGCTACGCCGACGCGACGCTGCGTCGATGCCCGGACTGTGCCGAGCCCGAGTGTTACACCGTCGAGGAGACGTGCCCGGAGCACGGCGTCGACACCGAGACCCTGCGGACGGTCTCGTTCGTCGACGCCCCGGGCCACGAGACGCTGATGGCGACGATGCTCTCCGGAGCGTCGATCATGGACGGCGCGGTGCTGGTGGTGAGCGCCACCGAGGACGTGCCGCAGGCGCAAACCGAGGAGCACCTGATGGCGCTGGACATCATCGGCATCGAGAACATCGTCATCGCCCAGAACAAGGTCGACCTCGTCGACGACGAGCGCGCCCGCGAGAACTACGAACAGATCGTGGAGTTCGTCGAGGGCACCGTCGCCGAGGACGCGCCGATCGTCCCCGTCAGCGCCCAGCAGGGCGTCAACGTGGACCTGGTCATCTCGGCGCTGGAGGAGCACATTCCGACGCCCGAGCGCGACGAGTCGCTCTCGGCGCGGATGTACACCGCCCGCTCGTTCGACATCAACCGCCCCGGCACGAAGGCCGAGGACCTGCTGGGCGGCGTCATCGGCGGGTCGCTCGCGCAGGGCACCCTGGAGGTCGACGACGAGATCGAGCTCCGTCCCGGCCGCGAGGTCGAGGAGGGCGGCTCCTCGGAGTACCACTCGATCGAGACCTCCGTTCGCTCGCTGCAGGCGGGCGGGCAGTCCCAAGAGACGGTCGGCCCGGGCGGCCTGCTCGGCGTCGGCACCGGACTGGACCCCAGCCTGACGAAGGGCGACGCGCTCGCGGGCCAGGTCGCCGGCGAGCCAGGAACGCTCCCGCCGACGCGCAACGCCTTCGAGATGGAGGTCGAGCTGCTCGACCGCGTCGTGGGCGAGGGCGCCGTCGAGGAGATCTCCACCGGCGAGCCGCTGATGCTCACCGTCGGCACCGCCACCACGGTCGGCGCGGTGACCAGCGCCCGGACGGGCGAGTGCGAGGTCAACCTCAAGCGACCCGTCTGCGCCGAGGAGGGCGCGAAGATCGCGATCAACCGTCGGATGGGCGCCCGCTGGCGCCTCATCGGCGTCGGGACCCTCACGGAGTAA
- a CDS encoding DNA-directed RNA polymerase, with product MYKRVRLKDTVEVPPEHLADVSRDRVRKLLQDKLEGRMDEDVGSVVSVTEVHDIGDGAVLPNRPGVYYQAEFDAVTFDPDMQEVVDGNVVEVVEFGAFVGIGPVDGLLHVSQISDEYLAYDGENQQLASTESDRTLGVDDSVRVRVVTKSIDERNPRDSKIGLTAKQPGLGKHEWLEADVRRRAEGAPAEGN from the coding sequence ATGTACAAACGGGTACGACTCAAGGACACGGTCGAGGTCCCGCCGGAGCACCTGGCGGACGTGAGCCGCGACCGCGTCCGCAAGCTCTTGCAGGACAAGTTGGAGGGACGCATGGACGAGGACGTCGGCAGCGTTGTCAGCGTCACCGAGGTCCACGACATCGGCGACGGCGCCGTCCTCCCGAACAGACCGGGCGTCTACTACCAGGCGGAGTTCGACGCCGTGACCTTCGATCCGGACATGCAGGAGGTCGTCGACGGCAACGTCGTCGAGGTCGTCGAGTTCGGCGCCTTCGTCGGCATCGGCCCCGTGGACGGCCTGCTGCACGTCTCGCAGATCTCCGACGAGTACCTCGCGTACGACGGCGAGAACCAGCAGCTCGCCTCGACGGAGTCCGACCGGACGCTCGGCGTCGACGACTCCGTGCGCGTCCGCGTCGTCACGAAGTCGATCGACGAGCGCAACCCGCGCGACTCGAAGATCGGCCTCACCGCCAAACAGCCCGGCCTCGGCAAACACGAGTGGCTGGAGGCCGACGTTCGGCGTCGCGCCGAGGGGGCGCCCGCGGAGGGTAACTGA
- a CDS encoding DUF5808 domain-containing protein: MADKPQTGELFGIPYNFERPSVGRLLSSYWKPGKGMLVEKPFGIGYTLNLANWRSWMVLVVAGALLYQERSGRDGDVDDDEASEPVEVIVDDD, from the coding sequence ATGGCAGACAAACCCCAGACCGGGGAGCTCTTCGGGATCCCGTACAACTTCGAGCGGCCGAGCGTCGGTCGCCTCCTGTCCTCGTACTGGAAGCCCGGCAAGGGCATGCTGGTGGAGAAGCCGTTCGGCATCGGCTACACGCTCAACCTCGCGAACTGGCGCTCGTGGATGGTGCTCGTCGTCGCGGGCGCGCTGCTGTACCAGGAGCGTTCGGGCCGCGACGGAGACGTCGACGACGACGAGGCGTCCGAGCCCGTCGAGGTCATCGTCGACGACGACTGA
- the spt4 gene encoding transcription elongation factor subunit Spt4, whose product MAEDRLACRECHFVNNPDAQTCENCGSSSLTEDWAGYVIITHPEDSEIAPEMNVSEPGSYALKVR is encoded by the coding sequence ATGGCCGAGGACCGCCTCGCCTGTCGCGAGTGTCACTTCGTCAATAATCCCGACGCCCAGACGTGCGAGAACTGCGGCTCCTCCTCGCTGACGGAGGACTGGGCCGGCTACGTCATCATCACTCACCCCGAGGACTCCGAGATCGCCCCGGAGATGAACGTGAGCGAGCCGGGCAGCTACGCGCTGAAGGTCCGGTGA
- a CDS encoding GTP-dependent dephospho-CoA kinase family protein, which translates to MTLLTLPDDLRGAFKEPMGPVYTDTEQLLSATGDPIVAVGDVVTYHLRVAGRDPDVAVIDGKTKREAVGEEIAAVLDGENRRIEVENAPATLSRDLLSALVEALASDDPVVIHVAGEEDLATVPAIVAAPEGASVVYGQPDEGMVLVDVTPDSKREARDLLGKLDGDAAAALAALGLDS; encoded by the coding sequence ATGACCCTTCTCACGCTCCCCGACGACCTCCGCGGCGCGTTCAAAGAGCCCATGGGCCCCGTCTACACCGACACCGAGCAACTGCTTTCGGCCACCGGCGACCCGATCGTCGCCGTCGGCGACGTCGTTACCTACCACCTCCGCGTCGCCGGCCGCGACCCCGACGTGGCGGTGATCGACGGGAAGACGAAGCGCGAGGCCGTCGGCGAGGAGATCGCCGCCGTCCTCGACGGCGAGAACCGCCGGATCGAGGTGGAGAACGCGCCGGCGACGCTCTCGCGCGACCTGCTCTCGGCGCTGGTCGAGGCGCTCGCGAGCGACGACCCGGTCGTGATCCACGTCGCCGGCGAGGAGGACCTCGCGACGGTGCCCGCGATCGTCGCGGCCCCCGAGGGCGCGAGCGTCGTCTACGGCCAGCCCGACGAGGGGATGGTGCTCGTGGACGTGACCCCGGATTCGAAGCGTGAGGCGCGCGACCTGCTGGGGAAACTCGACGGCGACGCCGCGGCGGCGCTCGCGGCGCTGGGTCTCGACAGCTAG
- a CDS encoding PIN domain-containing protein: MVVLDTNALMMPVECGVRVFEELDRLVDDPELVTPEAVVAELETLAAGAGEEATAASVGRDLAERCRVIETAQQYADDAVVELASGEDFDGYVVTNDRPLRERLLARGVRVIGLRGANTLAITQP; the protein is encoded by the coding sequence ATGGTCGTCCTCGACACGAACGCGCTCATGATGCCGGTCGAGTGCGGCGTTCGCGTGTTCGAGGAGCTCGACCGGCTCGTGGACGACCCCGAGCTCGTCACCCCGGAGGCGGTCGTCGCCGAGCTGGAAACGCTCGCGGCGGGCGCCGGCGAGGAGGCCACCGCCGCGTCGGTCGGCCGCGACCTCGCCGAGCGGTGTCGAGTGATCGAGACGGCACAGCAGTACGCCGACGACGCGGTCGTCGAACTCGCCTCGGGCGAGGACTTCGACGGCTACGTCGTCACGAACGACCGCCCCCTGCGCGAGCGCCTCCTCGCTCGGGGCGTACGCGTAATCGGTTTAAGGGGCGCGAACACACTCGCGATAACACAACCTTAG
- a CDS encoding 5-formyltetrahydrofolate cyclo-ligase, producing MEKQPLRERIWDDLEASGEARFPFPPHGRIPNFAGADDARDRLTATEEWADADAVKANPDAPQLPVRRAALRAGKTVYMAVPRLREEEPFLRLAPDEVPDIDEATTVSGSSTHGVPVGPDEVPHVDLIVSGSVAVTEAGGRVGKGEGFADLEFAVLSELGAVDDATSVATTVHGMQVVDEEVDLDAHDVPLDLICTPERTIRTADARDGDPPARPDGVDWDALPAGKLESIPVLRRLAPMD from the coding sequence ATGGAGAAACAGCCCCTCCGCGAGCGGATCTGGGACGACTTGGAGGCGTCGGGCGAGGCCCGGTTCCCGTTCCCGCCCCACGGCCGGATCCCGAACTTCGCGGGGGCCGACGACGCCCGCGATCGCCTCACGGCGACCGAGGAATGGGCCGACGCCGACGCGGTCAAGGCGAACCCGGACGCGCCGCAGCTCCCGGTCCGCCGTGCGGCCCTGCGCGCGGGCAAGACGGTCTACATGGCGGTGCCGCGGCTCCGGGAGGAGGAGCCGTTCCTCCGGCTCGCTCCCGACGAGGTGCCGGACATCGACGAGGCGACGACCGTCTCGGGCTCCTCGACCCACGGCGTCCCCGTCGGCCCCGACGAGGTGCCCCACGTCGACCTGATCGTCTCCGGGAGCGTCGCCGTCACGGAGGCCGGCGGCCGGGTCGGGAAGGGCGAGGGGTTCGCCGACCTGGAGTTCGCCGTGCTGTCGGAGCTGGGCGCCGTCGACGACGCGACCTCGGTGGCGACGACCGTCCACGGGATGCAGGTCGTCGACGAGGAGGTCGACCTGGACGCCCACGACGTGCCGCTGGACCTGATCTGCACCCCCGAGCGGACGATCCGGACGGCGGACGCCCGCGACGGCGACCCGCCCGCGCGACCCGACGGCGTCGACTGGGACGCGCTGCCGGCCGGGAAGCTGGAGTCGATCCCGGTGTTGCGTCGACTCGCGCCGATGGACTAA
- the corA gene encoding magnesium/cobalt transporter CorA yields the protein MIRAMSYTSGEAATFEEVPAAAEAPGTTWIWVEATDGEAMLERDGDAAAGRVPRPTGELATVTERFDIHPLHVEDVLGDARPKSELLEEYAFLLVKAARFRVGETTFLEEIRTRPVGVFVGDDWLVTVTTDGDDAVEAVWDRLAGADRRALARGPDFAGYLVVDRVVDGYFHLLDELENDIETVEERVVEAPDPDTLAAINELRRELLSVRRVVWPTRDAVNALSRGDADQVGEATEKYYRDVYDHLVQVVELTETYRDLTAGARDIYLNTLSQSTNEVMRRLTVVATIVLPLTFVAGVFGMNFESMPELGWPYAYHATMLGMAGIALVLVAYFRREGWL from the coding sequence ATGATCCGCGCGATGTCGTACACAAGCGGCGAGGCCGCCACCTTCGAGGAGGTGCCCGCCGCCGCGGAGGCGCCCGGAACGACGTGGATCTGGGTCGAGGCGACCGACGGGGAGGCGATGCTCGAACGCGACGGGGACGCCGCCGCGGGGCGGGTCCCACGGCCGACGGGCGAGCTCGCGACGGTGACCGAGCGGTTCGACATCCACCCGCTGCACGTCGAGGACGTGCTCGGGGACGCCCGTCCCAAGTCCGAGCTGCTGGAGGAGTACGCGTTCCTGCTCGTGAAGGCCGCCCGGTTCCGGGTCGGCGAGACGACGTTCCTCGAGGAGATCCGCACGCGCCCGGTCGGCGTGTTCGTCGGCGACGACTGGCTCGTGACCGTGACGACCGACGGCGACGACGCCGTCGAGGCGGTGTGGGACCGGCTCGCCGGGGCCGACAGGCGGGCGCTCGCGCGGGGGCCCGACTTCGCGGGCTACCTCGTCGTCGACCGCGTCGTCGACGGCTACTTCCACCTGCTCGACGAGCTGGAGAACGACATCGAGACCGTCGAGGAGCGCGTCGTCGAGGCGCCCGACCCCGACACGCTCGCGGCGATCAACGAGCTCCGGCGGGAGCTGCTGTCGGTCAGGCGGGTCGTGTGGCCGACGCGCGACGCGGTGAACGCGCTCTCGCGGGGCGACGCCGACCAGGTCGGCGAGGCGACCGAGAAGTACTACCGCGACGTGTACGACCACCTCGTTCAGGTGGTCGAGCTGACCGAGACGTACCGCGACCTCACCGCGGGCGCGCGCGACATCTACCTCAACACGCTCTCGCAGTCCACCAACGAGGTGATGCGCCGGCTCACCGTCGTCGCGACGATCGTCCTTCCGCTGACGTTCGTCGCCGGCGTGTTCGGGATGAACTTCGAGTCGATGCCGGAGCTGGGGTGGCCGTACGCCTACCACGCGACGATGCTGGGGATGGCCGGCATCGCGCTCGTGCTCGTCGCGTACTTCCGCCGTGAGGGCTGGCTGTGA